In Chryseobacterium oryzae, the genomic stretch ACCTTCAAAAAGCAAAGCTTCTTCGTTTTTTATTTTTTTTCCTTTTACAGAAATTTTATAATTTTCGTTTTCAATTTCTTTGCTCAGTTCATCGTCTGCTTCCATATCGCTGGAAGAAATAAGATTCATTACCAGTCTTTTTCCGTCGAGCTTCATGTAGGCTGTTTTTCCTGCATCATCAGCATAAATGTAGTTCTCGTCTTCGAAATCTGCTTTGCTTTTAGCAAAATAACAAGAACATTCTTTAATTTCTTTCGGAAAAGGAAATGTATCAACTAAAATGTTGGCATTCTGAGTATCTGCTTTTACAGAATCCTGAATAATATTAGTAGAATCTACTTTTGTAGAATTAGAAACGTTTTCTTGCTCCTTTTTGCAGGCAACTAATAGAAATGCCGAAAAGAAAATGATTAAATATTTCATTCATTAAAAATTTAAAAATAATAAGGCTTCAAATGATAAGCCAATATCTGTAATTTAACCTCTTGCTCTTTCTAAGAGAACCATCATTAATAAAGATAAAACTACTAAGCTTTCATCTTCATCATCAATATCAATGAGTCTGTCGAGTTGAAATCTTCGTCCAAACATCGAAGGCATTTTTTTGAGTCTGAAATAATCTTTTCCATCTGTACCTTTTACGGTGTAAGAAGGATTAAGGAAATACCCGGTAAACATACTAACGATAGGGATTTCTCCTACCATACTGTCGAAAACCTTTACCCAAGGATTATCTTCTGTAATGGTGAATTTTGGCTGATCGGCTTCATCTAAAACATTGTAAGTAGATTTCCAAATAGAACGCATCCCTTTTCTGGCGAGTCTCCCAAAGTTTTTACCGCTTAAAATACTTTTGATAGAGTAAGAAGCATTGAAATCGATCCATTGGTTTGCCTGAATCCTGAAAAGTTCTTTGGTTTTATTTTCATTATCAAAAACAATTACATCTTCTTTTAGTTTAAACATTTTTTGTCGAACATACGCAACGTAGTTTCCGTTCTTGTCGGTAATGTTAAAATCGCTTGCGAGTGTTGTAATTTTAAACTTAAAATCCAGCGGATAATTCATGTTATTAAGATTCATCTAGATAATTTTTTTCTTGTTTTGCCCAAAGATAGTTATTTTCTGAAGATTTATACAACGATTTTAGACGTTCAGCTTCGTAGGTTTTCAAGTATAATTAGTATTTTTGCAAATATGGATTACCCGAGTAAAGTATTGGCAAAAGCAGTCGATGAAATTTCCGGACTTCCCGGAATAGGAAAAAAGACCGCTTTACGCTTAGCTCTTCATCTTTTGAAGCAGCCCAGCTCCAGAGCAAATGGATTGGGTAATTCTATCATTAATCTGGTTAATGATATAAAATACTGCAAAGAATGCCATAATTTTTCAGATTTCGAAATTTGTGAAATCTGCAGCAGCTACAAAAGAAACAATGAGTTAATCTGCATTGTAGAAGATGTAAGAGATGTAATCGCTATAGAAAATACGGGAAAATATACGGGAAAATATCTTATTTTAGGCGGAAAGATTTCTCCTATGGAAGGTGTGGGTCCCAATCAGCTTAATATTCCCAGTATCGAAAAGAAAATTAACGAAGGAAATGTAAAAGAATTAATTTTTGCATTAAGTGCAACGATGGAAGGCGATACTACGGCATATTATATTTACAAAAAGTTCAAAAATTTTAATGTGAATTTTTCAAGTATTGCAAGAGGGATTTCGGTAGGAGATGAGCTGGAGTATGCAGACGAAATCTCTTTAGGAAGATCTATTATCAACAGACTTCCTTATAATGAAAAAGATTAAATGATGATGGTGAAACTTTCTTTTATTATCGTGAATTATAATGTAACTCAATTTCTGAGGAACTGTCTTCATTCTATACAAAAATATGCTGCAGAGATAAATTATGAAATTATTGTTGTGGATAATAATTCTCCTGACAGTTCTTGGAAAAACCTAATTTCCGAATTTCCTGATGTGCGTTTTATTGCTTCTGAAACAAATGAAGGTTTTTCTAAAGCAAATAACAAAGCGATAAAATTTGCAAAAGGAGAATATCTGCTTATTTTGAATCCCGATACAGAACTGGAAGGTTTTTATGTAAAAGAAATCCTAAATTTTGCCGATTCCAAACTGAAGTTAGGGTGTCTTGGTGTAAGAATGCATGATGCTTCAGGGAAATTTCTTCCAGAAAGTAAAAGGTCGGTTCCGGATATGTTTAATTCATTCGAAAAACTTTTTGCCGGATTTAAAAAGAATAATTCGAAATCATATTACCATAATGACATTAGCGAATATGATATTTCTGAAACTGAAGTTATAACAGGAGCTTTCATGCTTATTAAGCGAGCTACATACCATTTTGTAGGAGGATTGGATGAAAAATATTTTATGTATGGTGAAGATATTGATATTTGCTATACATTATTAAATAATGGTTTCAATAATTATTATTACGGTAAAGTTTCTATCCTTCATCATAAGGGTGAAAGCACCGTAAAAAATAAAACTTACCTTAAAAGATTTTATGGAGCCATGCAGATTTTTATAGATAAGTATTATAAAAATCAGAAACCGGTACAGTATTCTTTCTTAAAAGCCGGATTGAAGCTGAGGTATCAGATTGAAAAGATAAAATTGAAATAAAATCAATATTACTCAACTAAAAAAGCAACCTATTAAAGGTTGCTTTTTTTAATATCTAAATATAAGTTTTTATTTAGTTGGTGAGGCAGGAGTCTGAGTTCCAGAAGCCGGAGCTGTTTTGTTCGCAGGAGCTTCAGTTTTAGCAGGAACTGGCGGAACCGGAATAGCTGTTTTCTTTGGTTTACCCGTTACTATCACGCTTATCAGAATTAAAACGATAATTACTGTTCCTAAAGTCCAAGTAGATTTTTCCATAAAATCATTAGTTCTCTGAACTCCGAATTGTGCAGAAGATGCACCTCCGAATGTACTCGAAAGACCTCCTCCTTTAGGATTCTGAGCCATAACAACGATTACCAGAAGTATGCAGGCAATCATAATAAGAACCATCAATAGTGTAAATATAGTATCCATTAATTTTGATATCTTTTTGAATGGGCAAATTTAATGTTTTTTTACTGAACAGCAAAATAAGATTTATATAAAAATAAAAACGGCAACTCAATGTCGCCGTTTAATTAAAAATATAATGATTTTTATTTGAAGTCTGTATCTTTAGCCTGATTTACTTCATAAGATTTTACCTTCATGGTCATATCCATTCCCATTTGGTTTACCGTAATCGTGAAAGGCATTTTTACCCCAGAAACTTCTTTGTAATCTGAAAAAGTTG encodes the following:
- a CDS encoding LURP-one-related/scramblase family protein; this translates as MNLNNMNYPLDFKFKITTLASDFNITDKNGNYVAYVRQKMFKLKEDVIVFDNENKTKELFRIQANQWIDFNASYSIKSILSGKNFGRLARKGMRSIWKSTYNVLDEADQPKFTITEDNPWVKVFDSMVGEIPIVSMFTGYFLNPSYTVKGTDGKDYFRLKKMPSMFGRRFQLDRLIDIDDEDESLVVLSLLMMVLLERARG
- the recR gene encoding recombination mediator RecR: MDYPSKVLAKAVDEISGLPGIGKKTALRLALHLLKQPSSRANGLGNSIINLVNDIKYCKECHNFSDFEICEICSSYKRNNELICIVEDVRDVIAIENTGKYTGKYLILGGKISPMEGVGPNQLNIPSIEKKINEGNVKELIFALSATMEGDTTAYYIYKKFKNFNVNFSSIARGISVGDELEYADEISLGRSIINRLPYNEKD
- a CDS encoding glycosyltransferase family 2 protein, whose translation is MMVKLSFIIVNYNVTQFLRNCLHSIQKYAAEINYEIIVVDNNSPDSSWKNLISEFPDVRFIASETNEGFSKANNKAIKFAKGEYLLILNPDTELEGFYVKEILNFADSKLKLGCLGVRMHDASGKFLPESKRSVPDMFNSFEKLFAGFKKNNSKSYYHNDISEYDISETEVITGAFMLIKRATYHFVGGLDEKYFMYGEDIDICYTLLNNGFNNYYYGKVSILHHKGESTVKNKTYLKRFYGAMQIFIDKYYKNQKPVQYSFLKAGLKLRYQIEKIKLK
- the secG gene encoding preprotein translocase subunit SecG; this translates as MDTIFTLLMVLIMIACILLVIVVMAQNPKGGGLSSTFGGASSAQFGVQRTNDFMEKSTWTLGTVIIVLILISVIVTGKPKKTAIPVPPVPAKTEAPANKTAPASGTQTPASPTK